In Mytilus trossulus isolate FHL-02 chromosome 6, PNRI_Mtr1.1.1.hap1, whole genome shotgun sequence, a single window of DNA contains:
- the LOC134721844 gene encoding uncharacterized protein LOC134721844 has protein sequence MKLQIAVLCFVFIALASAKRHRRGKDKMRCRYERGDWGDCDLTSNTVSMTLNLKQGSPSDCVPTQTKSIPCEHLEQIKAWKAKKFERKAKFAEHREHKNRLKKHKKGLKEKFGMGCRFDVSVSECNQETNMVTKTFTVTGGDPATCQPESIAYSCELHEKLMRWKQKRQDKRKNKNHKRKEWKNKRHERRQNRRERLSNSN, from the exons ATGAAGCTACAAATTGCTGTGTTATGTTTTGTCTTCATAGCGCTTGCCTCCGCTAAAAGACATAGGAGGGGCAAAGACAAGATGA GATGCCGATACGAGCGTGGAGATTGGGGAGACTGTGATTTAACATCAAACACTGTATCTATGACCTTGAACCTGAAACAGGGGTCACCTTCAGACTGTGTTCCAACTCAAACAAAGTCTATCCCATGTGAACATCTGGAACAGATCAAAGCATGGAAAGCAAAGAAGTTTGAACGAAAGGCAAAGTTTGCTGAACACAGGGAACATAAGAACAGACTGAAGAAACACAAGAAAGGCTTGAAGGAGAAATTCGGAA TGGGCTGCAGATTCGATGTGTCTGTGAGTGAATGTAACCAGGAAACCAACATGGTAACCAAGACATTTACAGTTACTGGAGGAGATCCAGCGACATGTCAACCAGAATCTATCGcttattcatgtgaacttcacgAGAAACTCATGAGATGGAAACAGAAAAGACAAGACAAAAGGAAAAATAAGAATCACAAAAGGAAGGAATGGAAAAATAAAAGACACGAGAGACGACAGAACAGACGTGAAAGactatcaaattcaaattaa